From Marivirga harenae, one genomic window encodes:
- a CDS encoding sensor histidine kinase, producing MYHNQINGIDFVNIGFLGIMFFVLLYALGVYFYEKKAIYFYYSLYIFVLGIYLFSRSEFIYISIISEIEAYFPRINFYISDTFQYIAHFAALQFGILFLNAKKDYPIFFRAAYFVRIIFFLAVGLSILNISTFNNMLFNDWLSYIERTFATLATVYMQIVILIQSKNRLVIFYMVGSILFLLGAVISVFALDVIYMRIGTLLEILLFSLGLAYRSNLIQNERNIFKERMISEIQEKEELLNTYNEDLKRQVLERSEALIAEQQLFEREKQKVLKLSLEKEIDRVKMTALRSQMKPHFLFNALNAIRALIIKNDSHQAYDYLTDFSRLVRYILESSENDYVSLEEELKMLKIYVRIERMRADSSFDYSVHVDRSINARKLSIPPLILQPFLENAIVHGVDMDKPNQVLSLKISLASNSLIKFEVQDNGKGRNKNIKEKRYAGLGKKKSMAVDLTQKRLDLLDSDRAKLEIKDLYLDDGAPGGTKVVLYLPLISYGKKTDSNIS from the coding sequence ATGTATCATAATCAAATAAACGGAATTGACTTTGTCAATATTGGTTTTTTAGGAATCATGTTTTTTGTCCTATTGTACGCACTGGGAGTGTATTTTTATGAAAAAAAAGCGATATATTTCTATTACTCTTTATATATTTTTGTCCTCGGTATTTATCTGTTTTCCAGGTCAGAATTTATATACATTTCAATAATTAGCGAAATAGAAGCATATTTTCCCAGAATAAATTTTTACATATCTGATACTTTTCAATACATTGCTCATTTTGCTGCGCTTCAATTTGGGATTTTGTTTTTAAATGCAAAAAAAGATTATCCTATTTTCTTTAGAGCGGCCTATTTCGTCAGGATAATCTTTTTCTTAGCTGTAGGACTTTCCATTCTCAACATTAGCACTTTCAATAACATGTTGTTTAACGATTGGCTGTCTTACATAGAACGCACATTTGCAACTCTTGCCACCGTCTATATGCAAATAGTGATTTTGATTCAGAGTAAAAACAGATTGGTGATTTTCTATATGGTTGGTTCTATTCTATTTTTGCTAGGGGCAGTTATTTCAGTTTTCGCTTTGGATGTTATTTATATGCGGATTGGTACACTACTGGAAATTTTACTTTTTTCGCTAGGACTGGCTTATAGATCAAATTTGATTCAAAATGAGCGAAATATTTTTAAAGAACGGATGATTTCTGAAATCCAAGAAAAAGAAGAACTTCTGAATACTTATAATGAAGATTTGAAAAGGCAGGTGCTGGAACGTAGTGAAGCACTCATTGCTGAGCAGCAACTTTTTGAAAGGGAAAAGCAAAAGGTGTTGAAACTTTCACTTGAAAAGGAAATCGATAGAGTAAAAATGACTGCGCTAAGAAGTCAAATGAAGCCTCATTTTTTATTTAATGCTCTAAATGCTATCAGAGCTTTAATTATCAAAAATGATTCGCATCAAGCTTATGATTACTTAACGGATTTTTCACGACTTGTGAGGTATATTTTGGAAAGTAGTGAAAATGATTATGTGAGTCTAGAAGAGGAGTTGAAAATGCTTAAAATATATGTTAGAATCGAGCGTATGCGTGCGGATAGTAGTTTTGATTATTCTGTTCATGTGGATCGTTCCATTAATGCACGAAAGCTAAGCATTCCACCCCTTATTCTGCAACCCTTTTTGGAAAATGCTATAGTTCATGGCGTTGATATGGACAAACCAAATCAAGTACTCAGTCTAAAAATAAGCTTAGCATCTAATTCTTTAATTAAGTTTGAAGTTCAAGACAATGGAAAAGGCAGAAATAAGAATATTAAAGAAAAGAGATATGCTGGCTTAGGAAAGAAAAAATCTATGGCTGTTGATCTTACTCAAAAGCGTTTAGACTTACTGGATAGTGATCGAGCGAAGCTGGAAATAAAGGATCTATATTTAGATGACGGAGCACCAGGTGGAACAAAAGTAGTATTATATTTACCACTAATTAGTTATGGAAAGAAAACTGACAGCAATATTAGTTGA
- a CDS encoding LytR/AlgR family response regulator transcription factor, which translates to MERKLTAILVDDELHCLETLRFDLDRFCSDQISIVGEAQNLVKASTMLISEKPDILFLDIDLPEMNGLEFLETIGDIGAKVVFTTAHSKYAIPAYKFKAEAFLLKPIEASELQAVVSKIYYDKIKEEKHFTSERLAINDMHGTTYIPYDHIIACESNNNYCKVHLKDGTSITVSKTLKHIEQAIKSNAFLRIHQSYLINANFISKYLKSDGGSLEMMNKKIYPISKSYKEKVTLFLKV; encoded by the coding sequence ATGGAAAGAAAACTGACAGCAATATTAGTTGATGATGAGCTTCATTGCCTAGAGACCTTAAGGTTCGACCTTGATCGGTTTTGTAGCGATCAAATTTCTATTGTAGGGGAAGCTCAGAATTTAGTCAAAGCTAGCACTATGTTAATTTCAGAAAAGCCAGACATCTTATTTTTGGATATTGATTTGCCTGAAATGAATGGCTTGGAATTTTTAGAAACAATTGGGGATATTGGTGCTAAGGTAGTTTTTACAACAGCACATAGTAAATATGCTATTCCAGCATATAAATTTAAGGCTGAGGCCTTTTTACTTAAACCCATTGAAGCTTCAGAGTTGCAAGCAGTTGTTTCAAAAATCTATTATGATAAAATAAAGGAGGAAAAACATTTTACAAGTGAAAGGTTGGCTATAAATGATATGCATGGTACAACTTACATTCCATACGATCACATCATTGCCTGTGAGTCCAATAATAATTATTGTAAAGTCCACTTGAAAGATGGTACAAGCATCACAGTTAGTAAAACATTGAAACATATTGAGCAGGCAATCAAGTCTAATGCTTTCTTACGGATTCACCAATCATACCTCATAAATGCAAATTTTATCAGTAAATATCTGAAAAGCGATGGAGGTTCATTAGAAATGATGAATAAGAAAATATACCCCATTTCAAAAAGCTATAAGGAAAAGGTTACTCTTTTTTTAAAAGTATAG